A window from Tenacibaculum singaporense encodes these proteins:
- a CDS encoding tetratricopeptide repeat protein has protein sequence MSFFFLFFSHFLNAQDSIPASVNIAEKNNIEFQQYFFRALSDKAIFNYQKAIQNLEKCNRILPNNKTVLFELSKNYEKLGRNPEALSYIDLALELEPNNVWMLEHKVFILRKLANFDDAIIAQQKIAATNPKKKQLLVFLHLQNKDVTSAKKVLAELKEAKLLNARLRSIERKINTRKTTEEQPTKVTENLDPKSLFEKEKSYNNLKMLLDKLAADNDTDLLKYSEQGLALFPAQPFVYLMNGKAFNNNKDYKKALETLQNGIDFVIDNNEIEAKFYLEISKAYQGLNDVKKANSYKNKAEKILK, from the coding sequence TTGTCTTTTTTCTTTCTTTTCTTTTCTCACTTTCTAAACGCTCAAGATAGCATACCAGCATCAGTTAACATTGCTGAAAAAAACAATATTGAATTTCAACAATATTTTTTTAGAGCACTTTCAGACAAAGCTATTTTTAATTACCAAAAAGCTATACAAAATTTAGAAAAGTGTAACAGAATACTTCCAAACAACAAAACTGTTTTATTTGAGCTTTCTAAAAACTATGAAAAGTTAGGTAGAAACCCTGAAGCTCTATCTTACATTGATTTAGCTTTAGAATTGGAACCTAATAATGTTTGGATGCTTGAACACAAAGTTTTTATTTTAAGAAAGTTAGCCAATTTTGATGATGCTATAATTGCGCAACAAAAAATAGCTGCAACAAACCCAAAGAAAAAACAGTTACTTGTTTTTTTACATCTCCAAAACAAAGATGTTACCTCTGCTAAAAAAGTATTGGCAGAGTTAAAAGAAGCTAAATTATTAAATGCCAGACTTCGTTCTATTGAAAGAAAAATAAATACTCGAAAAACAACTGAAGAGCAACCAACAAAAGTCACTGAAAACCTTGATCCTAAATCACTTTTTGAAAAAGAAAAATCTTATAATAATTTAAAAATGTTACTAGATAAGTTGGCTGCAGACAATGATACTGACCTGTTAAAATATAGTGAACAAGGTTTAGCTCTTTTTCCTGCGCAACCTTTTGTATATTTAATGAACGGAAAAGCGTTTAATAACAATAAAGATTATAAAAAAGCATTAGAAACCTTACAGAACGGCATTGATTTTGTTATTGACAATAATGAAATAGAAGCTAAATTTTACTTAGAAATATCTAAAGCTTACCAAGGATTGAATGATGTCAAAAAAGCCAATTCCTATAAAAACAAAGCTGAAAAGATTTTAAAATAG
- a CDS encoding sugar nucleotidyltransferase, with protein sequence MKIIVPMAGIGSRLRPHTLTTPKPLTVIAGKSIVQRLVEDITSVVDQPIEEIAFIIGPAAKGFPADTKDKLIKIAENLGAKGSVYVQEEALGTAHAIYCAKESLGGSCVVAFADTLFKADFTLDANADGAIWVKQVEDPSAFGVVKLKDGFITDFVEKPKEFVSDLAIIGIYYFKDADKLLEEIKYLIDNDIRPSGEYQLTEALEALKVKGAKFIPGKVNTWMDCGKKDPTVDTNKQVLGFEQADGNNLVSEDVVLENAEIIQPCYVGKNVVLKNTKIGPFVSIGENSVVENSTITNSLIQTNAHISNANLDNAMVGNHAKYNANYTSVSIGDYTELT encoded by the coding sequence ATGAAGATTATAGTACCAATGGCAGGAATTGGGTCTCGTTTAAGACCTCATACATTAACAACTCCTAAGCCATTAACAGTTATTGCTGGTAAATCAATTGTACAACGATTAGTGGAAGATATCACTTCTGTTGTAGATCAACCTATCGAGGAAATTGCTTTTATAATTGGACCTGCTGCTAAAGGGTTTCCTGCAGACACAAAAGATAAATTAATAAAAATAGCCGAAAACTTAGGTGCAAAGGGTTCTGTATACGTGCAAGAAGAAGCATTAGGAACTGCTCACGCTATTTATTGTGCTAAAGAATCATTAGGTGGTTCTTGCGTAGTAGCTTTTGCTGATACGTTATTTAAGGCTGATTTTACATTAGATGCTAACGCTGACGGAGCTATTTGGGTGAAGCAAGTGGAAGATCCAAGCGCTTTTGGTGTAGTAAAATTAAAAGACGGATTTATTACTGATTTTGTTGAAAAACCAAAAGAGTTTGTCTCAGATTTAGCCATTATTGGTATTTATTATTTTAAAGATGCTGATAAATTATTAGAAGAGATAAAATATTTAATTGATAACGATATCAGACCTTCTGGTGAATATCAATTAACAGAAGCTCTAGAAGCTTTAAAAGTAAAAGGAGCCAAGTTTATTCCTGGAAAAGTAAATACTTGGATGGATTGCGGTAAAAAAGACCCAACAGTAGATACCAACAAACAAGTTTTAGGTTTTGAACAAGCAGACGGCAACAATTTAGTATCTGAAGACGTTGTATTAGAGAACGCTGAAATTATTCAACCTTGTTATGTTGGAAAAAATGTAGTGTTGAAAAACACTAAAATAGGCCCTTTTGTTTCAATTGGTGAAAACAGTGTTGTTGAAAACTCAACAATTACTAACTCTTTAATTCAAACAAATGCTCATATTTCGAATGCCAATTTAGATAATGCTATGGTTGGTAACCATGCAAAATACAATGCTAATTATACATCGGTAAGTATAGGTGATTATACAGAGCTTACATAA
- a CDS encoding DUF4292 domain-containing protein: MKYTTLLLILFLGLTSCKSTKNVTGDVAIKELSARKVAKKHIATNFDKKTVDARLKVNYKNNKESLGFSVRMKIKKDEVIWLKGTKIISIFKAKITPTKVQFYSPYEKSYFDGDFMMLKKLLGTDINFKQLQSMLLGEALMDVKSERQEVQIQEKSYQLSPKKQPTLFDLFFYVNPKHFKLNKQLIVNSLKDQRLDISYPKYHKKNTTFFPEKINIRAKEKNKFTIIDITTRSVEYDTKLNVSFNIPNGYKEIQL; this comes from the coding sequence ATGAAATACACCACTTTATTACTTATATTATTTTTAGGTTTAACTTCATGTAAATCTACCAAAAACGTTACTGGTGATGTCGCTATTAAAGAATTATCAGCACGCAAAGTAGCAAAAAAGCATATTGCTACAAATTTTGACAAAAAAACGGTAGATGCTCGTTTAAAAGTTAATTACAAAAACAATAAAGAAAGTTTAGGTTTTTCAGTAAGAATGAAGATTAAAAAAGACGAAGTTATTTGGTTAAAAGGAACCAAAATCATCTCTATTTTTAAAGCTAAAATCACTCCTACAAAAGTTCAGTTTTACTCTCCTTATGAAAAAAGCTATTTTGATGGAGATTTTATGATGCTAAAAAAATTATTAGGAACCGATATTAATTTTAAACAGTTACAAAGCATGTTATTAGGAGAGGCGTTGATGGATGTAAAATCTGAACGTCAAGAAGTTCAAATTCAAGAAAAATCATATCAATTATCTCCTAAAAAACAACCTACTTTATTCGACTTGTTTTTCTATGTAAACCCTAAACACTTTAAACTAAACAAGCAATTAATAGTAAACTCGTTAAAAGATCAACGTTTAGACATTAGTTATCCAAAATATCATAAAAAAAACACTACTTTTTTTCCTGAAAAAATTAACATAAGAGCTAAAGAAAAAAATAAGTTTACTATTATTGATATTACAACTCGTTCAGTAGAATATGACACTAAATTAAATGTAAGTTTTAATATTCCTAACGGATATAAAGAAATTCAATTATAA